The genomic interval GGGCTCTTCACGCTGTTCCTCGCGCTCGCGCTCGTCACCTACGACAGCACCGACGCCGCGCTCAACACCGCGGCGCATGGCACCGCGGCGAACTGGATGGGCAGCGCGGGCGCCTGGTTCGCCGACCTCGGCCTGTCGATCGGCGGCGTCGGCGTCGCGCTGCTGCTGCCGCTGCTCGGCATCATCGCCTGGCGGCTGTGGACCGGCGAAGCGCAGCCCTATTGGCCGCGCCAGCTCGCCTACAGCTTTATCGGCATCCTGCTCGTCGGGCTGGGCGCCGAGCTTTGGTCGCCGGCGACCAACGCGCCGCTGCCCGCGGGCTGGGGCGGTATCATCGCGCTGCTGCTCGGCGGCGCCATCGCGCCCCTCTTTGCACAAGCGGGCGAACCCGCCGCGGCGCTGATCCGCTTCGCGACGATCCTGTTGCTCGTGGGGCTGGGATTGTGGCTCGCGTGGCGCGCGCTCCGCCTCGAAAAGGGCTGGGCATCGCGCTTCCGGCTGCCCGCCGCGACGAGCAGCCGCATCGCCGAGCCCGTCCGCGCGCCGCGCGCCGACGAGCGGGTGTCGAACTCGCTGGAGCCCGCCGTGCGCCCGCGCGCGGTGGCCGAGCCCGTCGACCGCGCCCCGCCCGAGATCGCCGACCCCGCACAGCGTAGCGCGCCCTCGAAACCCCGGCCCAAGCCGCAGACCGAGCTGTTCACCAACTATCAGCTGCCCTCGATCGACCTGCTCGCCCCCGCACCCGAGCGGCCGGCGGGACAGATCGACAAGGCGGCGCTCGAACGCAACGCGCGCCTGCTCGAATCGGTGCTCGAGGATTTCCAGGTCAAGGGCGTCGTCACCGCGGTGCGCCCCGGCCCGGTCGTCACCATGTACGAACTCGAACCCGCGCCGGGCACCAAGGCGAGCCGCGTGTCGAACCTCGCCGACGACATCGCGCGCAACATGTCGGCGCTGTCGGCGCGCATCGCGCCGATCCCCGGGCGTACGGTGATCGGCATCGAGCTGCCCAACGCGCAGCGCGAAGCGGTAGTGCTGCACGAGATCATCGGCAGCGCGCTGTTCCAGGACCAGACCGGCGCGCTGCCGATCATCCTCGGCAAGAATATCAGCGGCGACGCGATGATCGCCGACCTCGCGCCGATGCCGCACTTGCTGATCGCGGGCACCACCGGGTCGGGCAAGTCGGTCGGTCTGAACGCGATGATCCTCTCGCTCCTCTATCGCCTCGGTCCCGACCAGGTGAAGATGATCATGATCGACCCCAAGATGCTCGAACTCAGCGTCTATGACGACATTCCGCACCTGCTCGCGCCGGTGGTGACCGAGCCCAAGAAGGCGATCCGTGCATTGAAATGGGCGGTCGAGCAGATGGAGGACCGCTACCGGATGATGTCGTCGCTGTCGGTGCGCAACCTCGCATCCTACAACGACAAGGTGCGCGGCGCGCTCGCCAAGGGCAAATCGCTCGGGCGCCGCGTCCAGACCGGCTACGACCCCGACACCGGCCAACCGGTCTATGAGGAAGAGACGCTCGATTACCAGCCGCTGCCGCAGATCGTCGTCGTCGTCGACGAACTCGCCGATTTGATGATGACCGCGGGCAAGGAGGTCGAATTCCTGATCCAGCGACTGGCGCAAAAGGCGCGCGCGGCGGGCATCCACCTGATCCTCGCGACGCAGCGCCCGTCGGTCGACGTCATCACCGGCGTGATCAAGGCGAACCTGCCGACGCGGATCAGCTTCAACGTCACGTCGAAGATCGACAGCCGCACCATCCTCGGCGAAGCCGGCGCCGAACAATTGCTCGGCAAGGGCGATATGCTTTACGTCCCCGGCGGCAAGCAGATCACGCGCATCCACGGCCCCTTCGTCTCCGACGACGAGGTGCGGCTGGTCGCCGAACATTGGAAGGCGCAGGGCCGCCCCGACTATATCGAAAGCGTCACCGAGGACCCCGAGGACGGCGGCTTCGCGATGGAAGGCGCTCCCGCCGGCGGCGACAGCGCCGAGGACCGCATGTACGCCAAGGCCTGCCAGATCGTCGCCGAAAGCCAGAAGGCCTCGACGAGCTGGCTCCAGCGGCAATTGCGCATCGGCTACAACAGCGCCGCGCGCCTGATCGAGCGGATGGAGGAGGAAGGCATCGTCAGCCCGCCGAACCATGTCGGCCGCCGCGACGTGCTCACCGACCAATATGGGCAGCCGCGGTAGGAACTTTCCCTCCCCGTCATCCCGGCGAAGGCCGGGATCTCGCCGGTGCATTTGAAACGCGGGGTCGAGATTCCGGCCTTCGCCGGGATGACGGGGAGATGAAACGACAGTTCAGCGCGGGTTCAATGCCCGGTTGCAAAAAAGCGGACTGCAAAATCGAGAATGAGAACCAAATGACCAAGAAGACGATGACCCGCCTTGCCGCCTGGACGCTCGCCCCCGTTGCCGCCGTCGGCCTCGCGATCGCCTCGCCCGCGATCGCCCAGCCGGCGAACGCGCTGGCGTCGGTGCAGTCGCACCTCAAGTCGACCAGTTCGATGACCGCCGATTTCGTCCAGACCGACCGCAACGGCCAGCGCGTGTCGGGCAAGCTGACGCTCAAGCGCCCCGGCAAGATCCGTTTCCAGTACCAGAAGGGCGTGCCCTTGCTGATCGTCGGCGACGGCAGCCGCCTGACGATGATCGATTATGAGGTCAACCAGGTGCAGAGCTGGCCGGTGAAGAACTCGCCGCTCGGCGCGCTGCTCGATCCCGACCGCGACCTGTCGAAATATGCCAAGGTCCTGCCGACCGGGAACAACGACGTGCTGAGCGTCGAGGTCAAGGATCCGAAGCGCCCCGAATATGGCACGATCACCATGGTGTTCGTTCGCGACGGCGCGGCGCCCGGCGGGCTGCGCTTGCGCGGCTGGGTCGCGCTCGATTCGCAGAACAACCGCACCCGGATCGACCTCAGCAACCAGAAGTTCAACGTCGCGGTCGCCGATTCGGCCTTCCGCTGGACCGATCCCCGCCCGAAGCGGCGCGGCCGTTAACCGTCCGGGCTCCGGCATGGCGGCGCTCTCGAACGGGAGCGGCGCGATTTTCCGGACCAACCGTCGCCCTGTATCGACGAACTGCAGGACCGGCGCCAAGCGCGCCTTTTTGTTCAGCTTGGCGACAGGGAACACCGGCTATTCCAACTCTCGAAGGCGCCAACACGGCCCCGGATTTGGGTTTCCCCCTGTTGCCCCACCCGGGTTGCCAGGCACCTTCATTCAAGAGCGTGACGAACGCTGACCTTGAACCCCCGTTCCACCGCCCCTGGGACGGGGGTTTAATTTGTCTGGAGTTGTTTTCTGCCGCTAATGCGGCAGGCGGCACCAGCCCGCTCCCCCACCCAGCCTCCCGACAGCTTATCCTGAAATGGGAGGCTGGGTGGGGGAGCGGGCGGGTGCCGCAATCGCATTGCGAACAACCTTCCGCGCCGATAGAGCCGAGCGCATGACTCGCACCAGCATCGCATCGTGGAACATCAACAGCGTTCGCGCGCGCATCGGCATCGTCGAGAAATTCCTGCGCGAAGAAGCCCCCGACATCCTCTGCCTTCAGGAAACCAAGGTCGAATGCGGCCTGTTCCCGCCCGAGATGTTCAAACGTCTCGGCTATGAGCATATCGTCACCCACGGCCAGCGCATGCACCATGGCGTCGCGATCGTCAGCAAGGTGCCGCTCGCCGACGTGCGCAAATATGACTGGCAGGCCAACGGCGAGGCACGCCACGTCGGCGTGACGCTGCCGTCGGGGGTGCGGCTCGACAATGTCTATATTCCGGCGGGCGGCGACATTCCCGACCGCGAATTGAACCCCAAATTCGGGCAGAAACTCGACTTCTTCGAGCGCATGACTCTATGGTCGGGGGCGCTGAACGGCACCCCGACGGTGCTGACGGGCGATTTCAACGTCGCGCCGCTCGAAAGCGATGTGTGGAACCACAAGGCGCTGCTCGATGTCGTCAGCCATACGCCGATCGAGGTCGAAACGCTCGCGCGGCTGCAGGCGGCGTCGAACTGGGTCGATCTCGGGCGCCACTTCATCGCGGCGCCGACGCCGCTCTACACCTGGTGGAGCTACCGCGCGAAGGACTGGGAAGCGTCGAACCGCGGCCGCCGGCTCGACCATATGTGGGTGACGCCCGATCTGACGGCGAAGGCCGTGTCGCACCGCGTCGTCCAGCCGGCGCGCAGCTGGGAACGGCCGTCGGACCATATCCCGCTGATCACCGAGTTCGATTTTTGAGCGATGCCGGAGCCCGAAGGGCGGCGCGCGCCATCGACGCGCTGCGCCGCGGCTGGCCGTTCAGTGTCGCGGGACCCGACGGCACGCTCGACCTGCTCGCGGTCGAAAGCGCGCGCGATGCGGCGCTCGCCGAATTTTCCAGTCGCGACATGCTGCTGTCGGGCGAGCGCGCCGTCACGCTCAAGCTCACCAATCAGCGCGCCGCCGCGACGCCCGGGCCGGTGCGGCTCGCCGATGCCGCCGATACGGTCGCGGCGGCACTTGCGATCGCCGACCCGGCGCTCGACCTTGCGAACCCGCTCAAGGGCCCCTTTCGCACCCTCGCAACGCGCGGCGAACGTGCAGCGGCGGCCGCGATGACGATGGCACGTCACGCCGGGCTGCTCCCGGCCTTCTTCGTGCGCGAGGCGGCGGGGGAGGCCGAGACATGCTGCTCGGTCGATGACGTCGCCGCGCTGCTCGACCCCGCACGCCTCGAAATCGCGGCGCGCGCGCGCCTGCCCGTCGCGGCGAGCGAGAGCGCCGAAATCGTCGCCTTCCGCTCGCCCGAGGAGGCGTCGGACCATGTCGCGCTGGTCATCGGCCAGCGCGACGCGAACCCGCCGGTGGTGCGCCTGCACAGCGAATGCCTGACCGGCGACGTGCTCGGCAGCCTCAAATGCGATTGCGGGCCGCAACTCCACGCCGCGCTCCACGCGATGGCGGACGCGCCGTGGGGCGTGCTGCTCTATCTCAGGCAGGAGGGGCGCGGGATCGGCCTCGTCAACAAGTTGCGCGCTTATGCGTTGCAGGATCAGGGCTATGACACGGTCGATGCGAACCTCAGGCTCGGTTTCCCGGTCGAGGCGCGCGATTTCGCGATCGCCGGGCGGATGCTCGAATTGCTGAACGTGCCGCGCATCCGGCTGATGACGAACAATCCCGAAAAGGTCGCGCGGCTCGAAAAGGAAGGCGTCGAGGTGATCGAACGCATTCCGCTCACGCTGCCGACGAACAAATATAACGAGCAATATCTCGCGACGAAGCGCGACCGGACCGGGCACCAGCTTTAGAAAGTCTCGTCATTGCGAGCGAAGCGAAGCAATCCAGAGCGGTTTACGCCATCCTGGATTGCCGCGTCGCTTCGCTCCTCGCAATGACGGTATTCGTTTGCTGGCTTAATGCACGAAGCGCGCCACCACGTCGCGGTAACTGCGGCTGACCTTCACCTGCGCGCCCGAACCGAGCACGAGGAAGCATTCGCCGTTGGTGTGCGGCTTGACCTGCTTCACCTGCGACAGGTTCACGATCGTCGAGCGGTGGACGCGCTGGAAGTTGCGCGGATCGAGCCGCTTTTCAAGGTCCTTCATCGTCTCGCGCAGGATCAGGCTGTTGTCGGCGGTATAGATGCACATATAGTCGCCGGCGGCGTCGATCCGCTCGATGCTGTCGACATCGACGCGGAAGATCTGGCCGCGATCCTTGATGTTGATCATCTTTTCATAGCGGTCGGCGGCATGCGCGTCGGGCTGCGCCTCGGCGTCATAATCCTCGACCGCTTCGGGCGCGACTTCGGCGAGCACGGTCTTGAGCCGTTCGACCTCGGCCGCGCCGCGCTTTTCGGTCAGGCGCTGGCGGACGCGGTCGAGCGCGTCGGCGAGCCGCTCGGGCTCGACCGGCTTCACCAGATAGTCGACCGCCTGCGCCTCGAAGGCGCGGATCGCATGGTCCGAGAAAGCGGTGACGAACACGACCAGCGGCGGCTCGACCTCCATCAATCCCTGAATCACCGAAAAGCCGTCGAACCCCGGCATCTGGATGTCGAGGAAGACGAGGTCAGGTTTGTGCGTCTTGATCTTTCTTATGGCCTCGCGGCCGTTCTGCGCGGTGTCGACGACTTCGACATCGCCATGCGCTTCGAGCCGCAGCTGCAGGCCCTGGGTCGCCAATTTTTCATCATCCACCAGGATGGTTCTGATCGTCATGTGCGTTCGGTTCCAATCGTCATGTGCCCGTCGGGCTGGAACGGAAACTCGATCACCACCGTGAATCCGCCATCAGCGCCCATATGGACGTCGAACCTCTGCTGATCGCCGAAAGCCTGCGCCAGCCGGTCCCTGATGTTGGCTAAACCCACACCGGTCGATTCCGTTGCAACGCCAGTGGTGGGGTCCGTGGGGTCGGCTGACAATCCCGCGCCGGTGTCGGACACGGTGATCCGGACATTTTGACCGGCCAGCTGTGCGGAAATCGTGATATCGGCGCCTTCCTCCTGCGGCGTCACCGCATATTTGATCGCATTCTCGATCAGCGGCTGGAGCAGAAGCGACGGCAAACGCGCGCGCGACACCGCGGGATCGATCGCGAAATGGGGGCGCAGCCGCTCCTCGAAACGCATCTTCTCGATGTCGAGATAGAGCTTCAGCGTCTCGATCTCCTGCGCCAGCGTGACCTGCGCGGTCGGCTCGTTGGCGAGCGTGTAGCGCAGGAACGCCGAAAGGCGCGACAGCATCGCATTGGCGGGCTCGGCCTGCTTCAGCAGCACGAGCGTCGAAATGCTGTTCAAGGTGTTGAACAGGAAATGCGGGTTGAGCTGATAGCGCAGCATCGCGAGCTGCGCCGACGCCGCCTGCGCCTCGAGCCGCAGCACGCGGTCATTCTGTTCCTCGAGCTGGAGGAAATAGTTGATCGCGAAATAGAGCGCCGACCAGGCCGCGAGCGAGGTCGCGTCGATATACATCGCGCCGAGCAAAAGACTGGTGAAGCCCGCTTCGCTCGCCGGGTTCTGGATCTGCGCGACCCACGCGTCGATGAAGGCCCAGAGCGCGGTCGCGACCCCGGCGAGGCCGAAGCTGACCCCCCACATCAGCAGCGGGCGGCGATGAATCAGCGCGCGGTAGCAGACCGACAGGATCAGCGTCAGTGAAAAGCCGGTGATCGCCGAAATCGTCTGCGGAATGAAGAAGGTGAAGGCCTGTCCGTTGGCAAGCCCCGACACGCCGCGCAGCCCGAGCCACGCGGCCCAGCCCAATATCTGCAGATTCCAGAAGGCGCGGACCTTGTTGTCGAAGAAGGGCCCGGGCGAGGTCAGGCGAAACAGCGGCATGAGGGTCGTTACGTTGGCGATGTCAGTGGCTGCGCGCGCGAAGGCGGGCGGCGGCGGGGCGCGTCATTCGGCCGCGACCGCCGCCGCGGGCGCGTCGGCGCGCACGCGCGCTTGCCCGAGCGGCTGCAATTCCGAACGATGCTTCCACAGCAATTCCTTGTAACCGATCACGCGGCCGTCGTGCGCGGTCAGCGTGACGGGGCCGATCGGCTGTTCGTCGCGCGCATCGACCAGCACCGGGGTCGAGGGCACGCCCGCGCCCCATTTTTCGCCCCATTGGCGCAGCGCGATCATCGCGGGCAGCAGCTCGATCCCCTTTTCGGTGAGCTGGTAGCGCACCTTGCGCCGGTCCTCGGCCATCACCTCGCGCGCCATGATGCCATGGTCGACGAGCTTCGACAGCCGGTTCGACAATATGTTGCGCGCGATGCTCAATTCCTGCTGGAATTCCTCGAAATGATGCACGCCGTTGAAGGCCGCGCGCAGGATCATGAACGACCATCGCTCGCCCATCGCCTCGAGCGCCAGCGGCAGGGCGCAATTGCCCCCATCGAGATCGTTCAAGACTTCGCGTAATTTTCCCATGCCCAATGCCCTAACGTAAAATCGCCCCATGCGCCAAAAAAATATAGGGCCTTCGTTGCATTTCGCAACGCAAATACCGGGCAGCGGTGCGCGCGGCCGCTCAGGCGGCGATGCGGTTGCGCGCGACGGCGAGCGACCAGCGCGCGATCGCGGGCAGCCGCGCCGCGACATGCGCCGGATCGGCGCGAAAGGCGCGGCGCACGAGGTCGAGCCGCCAGCGGCTGCGGCTGCGCAGCGCGAGCCCGAGCAGGATTTCGCTGCGGCTGCGCGCGGGCAGTTCCGCGGGCAGCGCGCGTTCGACGATCGCGGCGGTCAGCGCCTGAATCTGCTCGGCGCGCTGGCTCGTCAGGCTGCCGCCATGCTTGCGATAGATATAGAGATCCTCGTGCAGCGCGACGAAGGCGAAGCGCAGCGCGGCGCGCAGCCAGAAGTCGTAATCCTCGACGCCGAACAGCGCCGTGTCATAGCCGCCGAGCGCCTCGGTCACCCGCGCGCGATAGAGGAAGCAGGCGCCGACATTGTTGCCGTGGAGCAATCGCTCGATCGGGCCGACGCGCGACCGGCCGAGCTCGGTGCCCGCATCGTCGATCAGCGTGAAATCAGCATAGACGATGTCCGCCGCGGGATGCGCGTCGAGCGTCGCGACGAGCCGCGCGAGCATCTGCGGGCGCAGCAGATTGTCGTCGGAGGTCCAGCTGTGCAGCGCGCCGCGCGCCGCGGCGAAGCCGTGGTTGAGCGCCGCAGGCAGGCCGGCGTTCGTATCCAGCCGCAGGACGCGCACCCGCCGGTCGCGCGCGGCGGCGTCCGCCATGATCGCCGGCGAATCGTCGCGCGAGGCATCGTCGACGAGAATCAGCTCGAAATCGGCGAAATCCTGCGCCAGCACCGACGCGATCGCATCGGCCAGCCAGCGTGCGCCATTGTGCACGGGCATGACCATCGACACGCGCGGCGGCGCCGTCGAATCAAGAGCTTCGGTCCCCATCGGACGATTCTCCTACCCGCGGCGAACGATGCTTCCAACGGGCTTTACCAAAGTTGCTAACGACTTCGGCGCCGCGCACACAAATTTCGCATTGCAATATATGCGTCAGGGGCGACATTGGGGCTGATGTTGCGTCAATACGAACTTGTCGAGCGCGTGCGCGCCTATGATCCCGACGTCGACGAGGCGCTGCTCAACCGCGCCTATGTCTTCACCGTCCAGAAGCACGGCAGTCAGAAGCGCGCGTCGGGCGACCCCTATTTCAGCCATCCGGTCGAGGTCGCGGGCATATTGACCGACCTCCATCTCGACAGCGAGACGATCGTCACCGCGCTGCTCCACGACACGCTCGAGGACACGCTGACGACGCCCGAGGAGATCGAGCGATTGTTCGGCAGCGACGTCGGGCGGCTGGTCGACGGCGTCACCAAATTGTCGAAGATCGAGGCGCAGACCGAGAATGAGCGCGCCGCTGAAAATCTGCGCAAATTCCTGCTCGCCATGTCGGACGACATCCGCGTGCTGCTCGTCAAGCTCGCCGACCGGCTGCACAATATGCGGACGCTGCATTTCATCGGGAATCCCGACAAGCGCCGCCGCATCGCCAAGGAGACGATGGACATCTATGCCCCGCTCGCCGAGCGGATCGGCATGTATGAATATATGCGCGAGATGCAGCTGCTCGCCTTTCGCGAGCTCGAGCCCGAAGCCTATGCGACGATCACCGGCCGCCTCGCCAAGCTGACCGCCGGCGGCAAGGACAAGGTCGCCGCGATCACCCGCGAGTTCAAGGAACTGCTCGCCGCCGCGGGGATCGAGGCCGAGATTTCGGGGCGCGAGAAGCACCCCTATTCGATCTGGCGCAAGATGCAGGAACGCCACGTCAGCTTCGAGCAGGTGACCGACATCATCGCCTTTCGCATCGTCACCCCGACCGATGCCGACTGCTATGCCGCGCTGGGCCTGATCCACCGCAAGTGGAAAATGGTTCCCGGCCGCTTCAAGGACTATATCTCGACCCCCAAGCGCAACGGCTACAAGTCGCTGCACACGACGATCATGCACCAGCAGAATATGCGGATCGAAATCCAGATTCGCAGCCTCGGCATGCACCAGCAGTCCGAATTCGGGCTCGCGGCGCACTGGGCCTACAAGCAGGGCGGCAGCACCCCCGACGGCCAGGCCGGCTGGATTCGCGACCTCATCGAAATCCTCGAGCAGACGCACGATCCCGAGGAATTCCTCGAGAATACGCGCATCGCCATGTATCAGGACCGCATCTTCGCCTTCACGCCGAAGGGCAGCCTGCACCAGCTTCCGAAGGGCGCGACCCCGGTCGATTTCGCCTATGCCGTCCACACCGGGCTCGGCGACCGCACCGTGGGGGCAAAGGTCAACGGCCGGCTCGTGCCGCTGCGCACCCAGCTCGCCAACGGCGACACCGTCGAAATATTGTCGTCGGACAAGCAGACGCCGCAGCCGACCTGGCTCGGCTTCGCGGTCACCGGCAAGGCGCGTGCGGCGATCCGCCGCCATGTCCGCTCGAAGGAAAAGGTCGAGCTCGCCGCCTTGGGCCGCACCATGTACGACGAGATCGTCGCGCGGCTGCCGAACAAGGTCGGCGACAAGGCCCGCGCGGCGGCGCGCGAGCGGCTGAAGCTCGACGACGACAGCGCGCTCTATGTCGCGATCGCCAAGCAAAGGCTGACCGACAATGCCGTGCTCGAGGCGCTTGTTCCCGGCATCACCGCCGAGATGAAGGCCAAGCCCGGCAAGCTCGTGCAGGGCGCGGCGGTGTCGATCGCGGGGCTGACCCCCGGCGTCGCCTATCAGCTCGCCGACTGCTGCCATCCGGTGCCCGGCGACCGCATCGTCGGCCTGTCGCGCCCGGGCGAAGGGATCGAGGTCCACGTCATCGACTGCCCAAGCCTCGCCGACGGGATCGATGCCGACTGGATCGACCTCAGATGGCAGGAGGACAGCGAGGGCGGCAACGCGCGACTGTGCATCGTCATCCGCAACGAACCCGGCACGCTCGCCGAAATGTCGGGCATCCTCGCGGCCAATATGGCGAACATCACCAATTTGCGGCTGTCGAACCGCGAGGGCGGCTTCCACACCTATGACGTCGTCGTCGAAGTGCGCGACGTCCAGCATGTGATGCGCATATTGTCGGCGCTGCGCGCGTCCGACACGGTGGTGCAGGCCGAGCGGCTTTAGGCGGCCAACTTCGTCGGGTTGGGGGGTGGAAAGCGGGCGTTGATCCAAATCATGCCCTCCCCTTCAGGGGAGGGCAGCGAGACTTGGCAGCTTGCTGCCTAGTCGCAGTGGGTGGGGGCTACCGGCCTTGCGCAAGGCCGATGGCCCCCACCCCAACCCCTCCCCTGAAGGGGAGGGGCTTGCTTTTCAGCTATGTCCGCTTCCGGCCGAAAGCAGACCAGCCCCTCAGCCCGCATACAGCAAAGGCGGCCGCCACGCGCTTTCGTCGACCTCGTCGCGGACCTTGTAGACCATCCCCTTGCTGTTCAGGAACAATTTCTCCATCTCGCCGCGCGTGAAGGGGCGCGAGCCGATGCGGCCGAACACCGCCATCTGCCCGCCCGTCTCGTCGACCGCGCGGTCGCGGTCGAGGCCTTTCGACAGCGCGAGCGCCGGCGACGGCGTCTTCGCCCAGGCGATCAGCTCGGGGACCGGCTTGGGCGAAAAGCCATAGAGGCCCGGATTGTCGGGGCTGGTGAGCTGGAGCACCTTGATGCCATCCCGTCCGTCGGCGACATAGGCGAACAGCGAGGCGTTGGTCGATCCGACGATCACATCCTCGGCGTCGGTCAGCGCGCCGCCGAAGGTCAGCCCCGGCCAGACGACCGGCGCCGCGGGCCGCGTCACATCGACGATGACGAGCCCCTCGGCCTTCGCCGCGACATACATATAGGTGCGCGCGATATAAATCTTCCGCGCGTTGGCGAGCCGCACCGTGCCCGAGGGCACCGCGACCGGCTGCGCGAGGTCGGTGACGTCGAACAGCTTCACCCCCTCGGCGTCGGTGGCCCAGAGGTAGCGGAACTGGATGGCGCTCGCGCGCGCATCGGTGAGCGGCAACCGCGCGGTTACCTTGGGCTGGAGCGGGACCGTCAGGTCGAGCACGACGAGCCCGGCGTCGGTCGCCACATAGGCGATGCTGCCCGCGAGCGTGATGTGCCGCGCGCCCGCGAGCACATCGTCCTCGTTCCACGTCAGCGCGCGCTTCAGCTTGTTGTTGCGGAATTCGCCGTCGGCCAGCGTGTCGATGTCGACGAGGATCAGACCTTCGACGCTGTCGGTGATCACCGCATAGCGATAGATGTCGTGCATCACCTGTTCGTGATTCTGGGGGAAATTCTTCACGATATTCTCGTTGCGCGACACGCTGATCGGCTGGGTCGTCGCGATCGCCATGCAGGTCGCGTTCTTCGTCTTCACATGCGTATCGTGGCCGAGCGGCGAGAAAGGCGCGCGCACGATGCGTTCGGAAAAGCCCTTGTTGCCGATCGACGCGACGTCATAGACGCGGAAACCGCCCTTGCCCTCCGCCACGAACATATATTCGCCGCGCTGCTGGAGGCAGTTCACCCGGCCGCTCGTGTCCTGCACGATGTTGGCGAATTCCTCGAGCGCGCGGGTTTCGCCCGACAGCTTCTTGTCGAACACCTTGCCGCGCACCCAATTCTTGAGCTCGCGGCCATTCTGTTCGACGTGCAGCTTCCAATAGTCGGGATAGGCATATTTCTGGAGATAGCTGCCGATCACCGCCTGCGGCTCGTCCCATTCGGTGACGCGCGTCGCCTGGAAGCCGTCCTCCATCCCCGACCAGACGTTGAGCCCGACGAAATTGACGAAATTGGTGCCGAGCAGCAGCAGCTGCGACATGATCGCATTATTGTCGTCGGCGGCCGAGAGGTGGCAGTCGGTGCATTGCTTGGTCTCCGCCCGGCGCACCGTGTGCGGGAAATGCGGCGCGAAGGCCTGGCTCGAATAGCCCGCCGCCGAAATCGGCGGCTGCTGGACATAGATGCGCTCGCGATTGACGTTGGTCGACGACAGGATCAGCGCCGAGCTCGAGCGGACGGGGGTGATGATGCCGCGCACCTCGCCGTTCGGGCCGGGTTCGCCGGGCTTGGTCAGCTGGTGCCGACCGAGCTGGAACATTTCGTCGCGCGCGACCTGCGGGTTATAGGTCGCGAAGTTGCGCGATTCCTCGCCCTCGAAATGGTGCGACTTGGTCTTCCAGTTCGCCTCGATCGGCAAATGGCAGCCGCCGCAGCTCGTCGTCCACGACAGGTGGCAGGTGAAGCAGGTCATCCGGTCGTCGCCGTGCGCGCGGTCTTCCTTCGCCACGCCCGGGCCCCATTCATATTTGCCGTCCTCGCTGCCTGAACGCGCCATCAGCTTCGCGCGCGCCGCCTTGGCGTTGAAATGCGGCCCCGGGGTCACCGCCTGCTTGACGAGGCTGACCTGCCATTCGAGCTTCGGATCGACGATCGACCGCTGGATGAGGCCGATCACCTCGGCATCGTCATTATACTGGAATTCGAAGCGCCGCCGGCCGTCGGGGTTGCGGAGCAGCGCGAGGTTGGTCCCCTGCGGCCGCGCCGCGACGTTCGAGGTCAAGAGGTTCGGAAAGGCGTCGGCGGTGCCGTGGCAATCCTTGCAGCTGATCTCGATCGCATTCGCGACC from uncultured Sphingopyxis sp. carries:
- a CDS encoding DNA translocase FtsK 4TM domain-containing protein; the encoded protein is MASRKAAPAKADWRTVFRQSIARSLVIAAAVALGLFTLFLALALVTYDSTDAALNTAAHGTAANWMGSAGAWFADLGLSIGGVGVALLLPLLGIIAWRLWTGEAQPYWPRQLAYSFIGILLVGLGAELWSPATNAPLPAGWGGIIALLLGGAIAPLFAQAGEPAAALIRFATILLLVGLGLWLAWRALRLEKGWASRFRLPAATSSRIAEPVRAPRADERVSNSLEPAVRPRAVAEPVDRAPPEIADPAQRSAPSKPRPKPQTELFTNYQLPSIDLLAPAPERPAGQIDKAALERNARLLESVLEDFQVKGVVTAVRPGPVVTMYELEPAPGTKASRVSNLADDIARNMSALSARIAPIPGRTVIGIELPNAQREAVVLHEIIGSALFQDQTGALPIILGKNISGDAMIADLAPMPHLLIAGTTGSGKSVGLNAMILSLLYRLGPDQVKMIMIDPKMLELSVYDDIPHLLAPVVTEPKKAIRALKWAVEQMEDRYRMMSSLSVRNLASYNDKVRGALAKGKSLGRRVQTGYDPDTGQPVYEEETLDYQPLPQIVVVVDELADLMMTAGKEVEFLIQRLAQKARAAGIHLILATQRPSVDVITGVIKANLPTRISFNVTSKIDSRTILGEAGAEQLLGKGDMLYVPGGKQITRIHGPFVSDDEVRLVAEHWKAQGRPDYIESVTEDPEDGGFAMEGAPAGGDSAEDRMYAKACQIVAESQKASTSWLQRQLRIGYNSAARLIERMEEEGIVSPPNHVGRRDVLTDQYGQPR
- a CDS encoding outer membrane lipoprotein carrier protein LolA, translated to MTRLAAWTLAPVAAVGLAIASPAIAQPANALASVQSHLKSTSSMTADFVQTDRNGQRVSGKLTLKRPGKIRFQYQKGVPLLIVGDGSRLTMIDYEVNQVQSWPVKNSPLGALLDPDRDLSKYAKVLPTGNNDVLSVEVKDPKRPEYGTITMVFVRDGAAPGGLRLRGWVALDSQNNRTRIDLSNQKFNVAVADSAFRWTDPRPKRRGR
- a CDS encoding exodeoxyribonuclease III, yielding MTRTSIASWNINSVRARIGIVEKFLREEAPDILCLQETKVECGLFPPEMFKRLGYEHIVTHGQRMHHGVAIVSKVPLADVRKYDWQANGEARHVGVTLPSGVRLDNVYIPAGGDIPDRELNPKFGQKLDFFERMTLWSGALNGTPTVLTGDFNVAPLESDVWNHKALLDVVSHTPIEVETLARLQAASNWVDLGRHFIAAPTPLYTWWSYRAKDWEASNRGRRLDHMWVTPDLTAKAVSHRVVQPARSWERPSDHIPLITEFDF
- the ribA gene encoding GTP cyclohydrolase II → MSDAGARRAARAIDALRRGWPFSVAGPDGTLDLLAVESARDAALAEFSSRDMLLSGERAVTLKLTNQRAAATPGPVRLADAADTVAAALAIADPALDLANPLKGPFRTLATRGERAAAAAMTMARHAGLLPAFFVREAAGEAETCCSVDDVAALLDPARLEIAARARLPVAASESAEIVAFRSPEEASDHVALVIGQRDANPPVVRLHSECLTGDVLGSLKCDCGPQLHAALHAMADAPWGVLLYLRQEGRGIGLVNKLRAYALQDQGYDTVDANLRLGFPVEARDFAIAGRMLELLNVPRIRLMTNNPEKVARLEKEGVEVIERIPLTLPTNKYNEQYLATKRDRTGHQL
- a CDS encoding LytTR family DNA-binding domain-containing protein; the encoded protein is MTIRTILVDDEKLATQGLQLRLEAHGDVEVVDTAQNGREAIRKIKTHKPDLVFLDIQMPGFDGFSVIQGLMEVEPPLVVFVTAFSDHAIRAFEAQAVDYLVKPVEPERLADALDRVRQRLTEKRGAAEVERLKTVLAEVAPEAVEDYDAEAQPDAHAADRYEKMINIKDRGQIFRVDVDSIERIDAAGDYMCIYTADNSLILRETMKDLEKRLDPRNFQRVHRSTIVNLSQVKQVKPHTNGECFLVLGSGAQVKVSRSYRDVVARFVH